From one Diachasmimorpha longicaudata isolate KC_UGA_2023 chromosome 8, iyDiaLong2, whole genome shotgun sequence genomic stretch:
- the LOC135165313 gene encoding circadian locomoter output cycles protein kaput isoform X2: MLVNELGNMVSTNTRKMDKSTVLKSTILFLKNHNEVAVRSRVHEIQEDWKPSFLSNEEFTHLILEALDGFIIIFSSNGRIYYASESVTALLGYLPTDLANSTIYEITYQDDQSLLYNILLNPTPRDNPPKSETQVSFTCHIRRGSLDLGENVTYERVHFVGYFRSDTDIETLLPPSRYSSNSPNDTKMVFVGTGRVHTPQLIREVSLIDSNKSEFVSKHSLEWKFLFLDQRASPIIGYLPFEVLGTSGYDYYHVDDLDNVVTSHESLMRKGEGTSCFYRFLTKGQQWIWLQTRFYIDYNQWNSKPEFIVCTHTVVNSSEVVEQQKKSKDASQYLDSHVSTEHQPTSCQTPRSTWSPKSPKPSRSIRNFHGTDSDTSISGGSVSSRTSASTTQSFKMKATANANVKSSSMQQDPPHQTISRNIEGCPNYENGVGESVLSIVPGEFLTPAAPAVAITVSGMLVNPPSIVMTTALSQNQDELQRKHEELQQLIVHQQEELRRVSEQLFIARYGILSPLMNVGVNYGVNALGNRGESSEGGHFGGETVQGVTGAVTLPVTVPVSIVPVDSFERSTAVFPIAPIVEAGVTAPVQSQGMFMQQRVQQPGRTEAMHMQGVHETGQIPFQICQQTDILYHSGERSSNGQFRLPRI; this comes from the coding sequence GCCCTGGACGGCTTCATAATTATCTTCTCCTCGAACGGTCGCATTTACTACGCCTCAGAGAGCGTTACCGCCCTCCTAGGCTACCTACCCACGGACCTCGCCAACTCTACAATTTATGAGATAACTTATCAGGACGACCAATCTCTCCTTTACAACATCCTCCTGAATCCAACTCCCCGCGACAACCCTCCAAAATCCGAAACCCAAGTGTCTTTCACATGCCACATAAGGCGTGGAAGCCTAGACTTGGGAGAGAATGTAACCTACGAACGTGTTCATTTTGTCGGCTACTTCCGCTCTGACACCGACATAGAAACTCTTCTTCCCCCGTCTCGTTACTCATCGAATTCTCCAAACGACACGAAGATGGTGTTTGTAGGAACCGGTCGTGTCCACACACCCCAGCTGATCCGTGAAGTTTCGCTGATCGACTCGAATAAATCGGAATTTGTCTCGAAACACAGTCTAGAGTGGAAGTTCCTGTTTTTGGATCAACGAGCCTCTCCAATAATCGGTTACCTTCCCTTCGAGGTCCTGGGGACTTCGGGCTACGACTACTATCACGTGGATGATCTGGACAATGTCGTCACCTCTCACGAATCCTTAATGAGAAAAGGAGAGGGTACCTCGTGTTTCTATCGTTTCCTCACCAAAGGACAACAGTGGATCTGGCTCCAAACTCGTTTCTATATCGATTACAATCAATGGAATTCCAAACCTGAGTTTATCGTATGCACACACACTGTCGTGAATTCATCAGAAGTTGTAGAACAGCAGAAGAAGAGCAAGGATGCATCGCAATATCTTGATTCTCATGTATCCACCGAGCATCAGCCAACATCGTGTCAAACTCCTCGCTCCACCTGGTCTCCAAAATCTCCAAAACCATCAAGATCGATCCGAAACTTTCACGGCACTGATTCAGATACATCAATATCCGGTGGCTCAGTTAGCTCCAGAACTTCAGCATCTACGACACAGTCTTTCAAAATGAAAGCAACTGCCAATGCCAATGTCAAGTCATCATCAATGCAGCAGGATCCGCCTCATCAGACTATATCACGAAATATAGAAGGATGTCCGAACTATGAAAATGGAGTCGGTGAATCTGTTTTGTCAATAGTTCCTGGAGAATTCCTGACACCAGCTGCACCAGCAGTAGCGATAACTGTTTCTGGAATGTTGGTGAATCCACCGAGTATCGTTATGACAACTGCGTTGAGCCAGAATCAGGACGAATTGCAGCGAAAGCACGAGGAGTTGCAGCAGCTGATTGTTCATCAGCAGGAGGAGTTGAGGAGAGTTTCTGAGCAGTTGTTCATTGCTCGTTATGGTATTCTATCACCATTGATGAATGTCGGAGTCAATTATGGGGTTAACGCTCTAGGCAATAGGGGGGAGAGTAGTGAGGGAGGGCATTTTGGGGGTGAAACAGTGCAGGGAGTGACTGGGGCCGTCACTCTTCCTGTTACGGTACCAGTGTCCATTGTTCCTGTTGACAGTTTTGAAAGAAGCACTGCAGTTTTTCCAATTGCCCCGATTGTTGAGGCTGGGGTTACTGCACCAGTTCAAAGTCAAGGGATGTTTATGCAACAAAGAGTACAACAACCAGGCAGGACTGAAGCGATGCATATGCAAGGGGTTCATGAGACTGGACAGATACCTTTTCAGATTTGTCAGCAGACGGACATTCTTTACCATAGTGGGGAGAGGAGTAGTAATGGACAGTTTAGGCTACCGAGGATTTAG
- the LOC135165328 gene encoding protein henna isoform X2 — protein sequence MPPTEIIDPKLMEGGNYIKEGRDSAKSTCLIFSPKDEDKVGSLAKFLQLFTEHRVNLLHIESRSSLRQANGYEFMVECAPGGHLGIAVEALRSECNYFSIISRNHKDNIGTVPWFPRRIRDLDKFANQILTYGAELDSDHPGFTDPVYRARRKYFADIAYHYKHGQPIPRVDYTKEEISTWGVVFRKLTELYPKYACREHNHVFPLLIENCGYKEDNIPQLEDISHFLKDCTGFTLRPVAGLLSSRDFLAGLAFRVFHSTQYIRHSSKPLYTPEPDVCHEVLGHVPMLADPAFAQFSQVIGLASLGAPDEYIEKLATCFWFTVEYGICRQQGELKVYGAGLLSSFGELEYALSGKPELRAFDPAKTALQKYPITEYQPVYFVAEDFEDGKEKMLKFAQTIPRKFGVRYDPYTQSISIIDSKYQIEELVTNVNQEMEILMDALKKLKN from the exons CCAAAGCTGATGGAAGGAGGTAATTACATAAAGGAAGGACGGGATTCTGCCAAGAGCACTTGTCTCATCTTCTCACCCAAGGACGAGGACAAAGTTGGATCTCTCGCAAAATTTCTCCAACTCTTCACc GAGCATCGCGTAAACCTGTTGCATATTGAATCAAGGAGCTCATTACGTCAGGCTAATGGTTACGAATTTATGGTTGAATGTGCACCAGGAGGACATCTTGGAATTGCTGTTGAGGCATTGAGAAGTGAATGcaattatttctctatcatcTCGAG GAATCATAAGGACAATATTGGCACTGTACCATGGTTCCCTCGGCGCATCCGCGATCTTGATAAATTTGCCAATCAAATATTGACGTATGGGGCTGAACTGGACTCCGATCATCCGGGCTTCACAGATCCTGTATACAGAGCAAGAAGAAAGTATTTCGCTGACATCGCTTACCATTATAAACA TGGTCAACCCATTCCCCGAGTCGATTACACCAAAGAGGAGATATCAACGTGGGGTGTTGTCTTTAGAAAACTGACGGAATTGTATCCGAAGTATGCTTGTCGCGAGCATAACCATGTGTTTCcattattgattgaaaattgcGGATACAAAGAGGACAATATTCCCCAGCTGGAGgatatttcccattttttaaaag ACTGCACCGGCTTTACTCTCCGTCCAGTGGCCGGTTTGTTATCGTCTCGAGATTTCTTAGCTGGTCTTGCCTTTAGGGTATTCCACAGCACTCAGTACATAAGACATAGCAGTAAACCACTGTACACGCCTGAGCCTGATGTCTGTCATGAAGTTCTCGGTCACGTACCGATGTTAGCCGATCCAGCGTTTGctcaattttctcaagttaTTGGATTGGCCTCGCTGGGTGCACCCGACGAGTATATCGAAAAACTTGCCACC TGCTTTTGGTTCACCGTGGAATATGGAATTTGCCGGCAACAGGGTGAGTTAAAAGTCTACGGTGCAGGTCTTCTCTCATCATTCGGTGAACTAGAATATGCCCTCAGTGGAAAGCCTGAGTTACGGGCATTCGATCCAGCGAAGACTGCATTGCAGAAATATCCGATAACGGAGTATCAGCCCGTATACTTTGTCGCTGAGGACTTTGAGGATGGTAAAGAAAAGATGCT GAAATTCGCACAAACTATACCAAGAAAATTCGGCGTCAGGTATGACCCATACACCCAGAGTATCAGCATCATTGACAGCAAATATCAGATCGAAGAGTTGGTGACTAACGTCAATCAAGAGATGGAAATTCTGATGGATGcgcttaaaaaattgaaaaactga
- the LOC135165328 gene encoding protein henna isoform X1, translated as MYSQPIPKVQKDGGGGNDDFLSGSPPDKPKLMEGGNYIKEGRDSAKSTCLIFSPKDEDKVGSLAKFLQLFTEHRVNLLHIESRSSLRQANGYEFMVECAPGGHLGIAVEALRSECNYFSIISRNHKDNIGTVPWFPRRIRDLDKFANQILTYGAELDSDHPGFTDPVYRARRKYFADIAYHYKHGQPIPRVDYTKEEISTWGVVFRKLTELYPKYACREHNHVFPLLIENCGYKEDNIPQLEDISHFLKDCTGFTLRPVAGLLSSRDFLAGLAFRVFHSTQYIRHSSKPLYTPEPDVCHEVLGHVPMLADPAFAQFSQVIGLASLGAPDEYIEKLATCFWFTVEYGICRQQGELKVYGAGLLSSFGELEYALSGKPELRAFDPAKTALQKYPITEYQPVYFVAEDFEDGKEKMLKFAQTIPRKFGVRYDPYTQSISIIDSKYQIEELVTNVNQEMEILMDALKKLKN; from the exons CCAAAGCTGATGGAAGGAGGTAATTACATAAAGGAAGGACGGGATTCTGCCAAGAGCACTTGTCTCATCTTCTCACCCAAGGACGAGGACAAAGTTGGATCTCTCGCAAAATTTCTCCAACTCTTCACc GAGCATCGCGTAAACCTGTTGCATATTGAATCAAGGAGCTCATTACGTCAGGCTAATGGTTACGAATTTATGGTTGAATGTGCACCAGGAGGACATCTTGGAATTGCTGTTGAGGCATTGAGAAGTGAATGcaattatttctctatcatcTCGAG GAATCATAAGGACAATATTGGCACTGTACCATGGTTCCCTCGGCGCATCCGCGATCTTGATAAATTTGCCAATCAAATATTGACGTATGGGGCTGAACTGGACTCCGATCATCCGGGCTTCACAGATCCTGTATACAGAGCAAGAAGAAAGTATTTCGCTGACATCGCTTACCATTATAAACA TGGTCAACCCATTCCCCGAGTCGATTACACCAAAGAGGAGATATCAACGTGGGGTGTTGTCTTTAGAAAACTGACGGAATTGTATCCGAAGTATGCTTGTCGCGAGCATAACCATGTGTTTCcattattgattgaaaattgcGGATACAAAGAGGACAATATTCCCCAGCTGGAGgatatttcccattttttaaaag ACTGCACCGGCTTTACTCTCCGTCCAGTGGCCGGTTTGTTATCGTCTCGAGATTTCTTAGCTGGTCTTGCCTTTAGGGTATTCCACAGCACTCAGTACATAAGACATAGCAGTAAACCACTGTACACGCCTGAGCCTGATGTCTGTCATGAAGTTCTCGGTCACGTACCGATGTTAGCCGATCCAGCGTTTGctcaattttctcaagttaTTGGATTGGCCTCGCTGGGTGCACCCGACGAGTATATCGAAAAACTTGCCACC TGCTTTTGGTTCACCGTGGAATATGGAATTTGCCGGCAACAGGGTGAGTTAAAAGTCTACGGTGCAGGTCTTCTCTCATCATTCGGTGAACTAGAATATGCCCTCAGTGGAAAGCCTGAGTTACGGGCATTCGATCCAGCGAAGACTGCATTGCAGAAATATCCGATAACGGAGTATCAGCCCGTATACTTTGTCGCTGAGGACTTTGAGGATGGTAAAGAAAAGATGCT GAAATTCGCACAAACTATACCAAGAAAATTCGGCGTCAGGTATGACCCATACACCCAGAGTATCAGCATCATTGACAGCAAATATCAGATCGAAGAGTTGGTGACTAACGTCAATCAAGAGATGGAAATTCTGATGGATGcgcttaaaaaattgaaaaactga